The Xiphophorus couchianus chromosome 18, X_couchianus-1.0, whole genome shotgun sequence DNA window aataagaaacatttcaggttttacTACAGAGCGTAAATAACATTTAGGTCTgggctttaactaggccattccaaCATAAAGATGCTTTGATCAGACCCATCCATGATAGCTCTGCCTCTAACAGGaggaagaaacaagagaagatCAAATCAACACGATCAACAGGATCCTGTCAACACATCCTAaatctgtctttgctttttgtaacCCAACATGTAAATGTTGTTTCTTCCAGCGCTGTCTGATGAACTCAGACTGGTAGCAGGAAGGAGTCGCTGTGTTGGCAGACTGGAGAAGAAGGATCTGGGAGACTGGGAACCAGTGACTGATTGGAACTGGAACTGGAACTTTACATCAGCAGCTGGAGCTTGCAGACAGCTCCGCTGTGGATCTGTGGTGTCGTTACAAAGAGATGAGGACGACAATGTAGAGATCGTCTGTTCAGGTGATTTCATatcctggccattgccttcctgttCTGCTTCCAACTCCACTGTAAAAAAATTCTCACTTCCAGCTCAGTCTGGGCTTCTTCCACTTCACCTGGATTCACTCTGGTAGATTTTCTACCGgaccaatcagcgaacagaaggagaagtttgAACAACAGGAACCAGTGGAGCAGATTCTGGGTTATAAAATCCTCAATGTCATTGAGAAGAAGCTGATCAAATATTGAACTTCCTCCACAAATTAAgtttaaagtgtaaaaagatGATAGTTTTCTATTATTCTGTGATTAAATCTGTCCTCATATTTGCTTTGTAGAAGACAAggatgaaatattaataattgatAATTCATAGGTTCTTTGTGATGTTGTAATgtaattttctctgtttgtcttaAGTTTTTTTCCCACCCATCTCCAGGGCCGGCCTGCAGTATAAGCAGATGCTAAAAGTGCCAAGAATATTAAAcagtagatttaaaaataacaaaactctGCCCAGCTCCCCTCTCCACCCGTTCTCCACTAGTTGGTTCGTTCCTCCACACAGAGTCTGCTCTGTATTGGAGCTTTGCTGAACAAACTGGAACCAAAttcagtgaaaatgttgaagaaacttttttctttctgcatccaCAGACTCAGTCAGGCTGGTTCAAGGGACCAACCGGTGCTCAGGCAGACTGGAGGTGAAGACCAACCAGTCGTGGTCCTCAGTGTGTGAAAAAGACTTTGACCGGCAGGATGCAGAGGTGGTCTGCAGGGAGATTGGCTGTGGGCCTCCTTCAGCCCACCAGGGGGCGCTCTATGGAGAAGCAGAGGCTCCAGTGGGGAGCAGAGAGTTCCTGTGTGAAGGCAGTGAGTCTGCTCTgctgaactgcagcagcaggaagagttCAGGTAGAAACAGCTGCTCACCTGGTCAAGCTGTTGGACTCACCTGTTCAGGTAGAGGAGGATCTGCAGACCTGCTGCTGTTCACTGCTTCACTTCCTTCATTAATGAACTCTCTGTCTCTGCTCAGATCAAGACAACATCAGGTTGGTGGGAGAGGCCAGCCGATGTGCCGGGAGACTGGAGATGTTGCATCAAGAAGAGTGGAGACCAGTGGATGTTTGGTATCGTTACTGGAACATGAACTCAGTTGCTGCAGTTTGTGCTGgactggactgtggttctgctgTTTCAGCAAGAAATTCAAAGGAAGCTTCAGAGAGACCAGTTTGGTGGATCAGGTCTGACTGTTTCCAGTCAGGATCTgcattaaaaaactgtttacctTATGGTAGACACAGGGATCAGAGCCATGAGATCATCTGCTCAGGTAACTCTGAACtctcatatttatttcttttaaaatgtttcttccatCAGGTTCCAGATGTCTGCAGAGAAACCGTCACCTTTAACTAAGAACCTGAAACCTTGAGaaggaaactaaaataatttaaatatccagataaagttttcagtttagCCACATAGATGAACAAAAACTcatcattttaataacttttaatcTCTGCTGCTTTGAAGTCGATGCATCAAAATCCCAGGAGGAGTTCAAGgaaatcagacattttctaaacctgaaaattaacagaaaattaacTTTGATTCAAAATGGtggacttcctgtttttagtgcaaataacaggaaaaccttttgtttgttATGGTTGTTGGCCTGGCTGATCTAGGGGGCGCTGTTCAgctatttttcacatttatttttaaatccaatttaatattaacaatttcacagattaaagtttgtttgacatttattgaGTTTATTAAGATGTTTATGTCccaaaaatatgataaattcagcagaaataaaactgaatgataaaattCCAGGTACAGTCGGTTTCACTTCACCTTTGATGCTCTGAGTTTTTCTAGTTTGGTTTTCTTGgcctttatttttatcaaactcAGAGATGTTTCCATGTGtatctataaaaataaagttctgaaatattttaaaccttttttctttctgcatccaCAGACTCAGTCAGGCTGGTTCAAGGGACCAACCGGTGCTCAGGCAGGCTGGAGGTGAAGACCAACCAGTCGTGGTCCTCAGTGTGTGAAAAAGACTTTGACCTGCAGGATGCAGAGGTGGTCTGCAGGGAGATTGGCTGTGGGCCTCCTTCagtccaccagggggcgctctATGGAGAAGCAGAGGCTCCAGTGGGGAGCAGAGAGTTCCTGTGTGAAGGCAGTGAGTCTGCTCTgctgaactgcagcagcaggaagagttCAGGTAGAAACAGCTGCTCACCTGGTCAAGCTGTTGGACTCACCTGTTCAGGTAGAGGAGGATCTGCAGACCTGCTGCTGTTCACTGCTTCACTTCCTTCATTAATGAACTCTCTGTCTCTGCTCAGATCAAGACAACATCAGGTTGGTGGGAGAGGCCAACCGATGTGCCGGGAGACTGGAGATGATACAACAAGAAGAGTGGAGACCAGTGGATGTTATGGATAGTTACTGGGCCATGaactcagctgctgcagtttgtgctgacctggactgtggttctgctgTTTCAGCAAGAAATTCAAAGGAAGCTTCAGGGAGACCAGTTTGGTGGATCAGGTCTGACTGTTTCCAGTCAGGATCTGAAGAAAAGAACTGTTTACCTTTTGATGGAAACAATTATCGGAGCTATGAGTTCATCTGCTCAGGTAACTCTGAACtgtcatatttatttcttttaaaatgtttcttccatCAGGTTCCAGATGTCTGCAGAGAAACCGTCACCTTTAACTAAGAACCTGAAACCTTGAGaaggaaactaaaataatttaaatatccagataaagttttcagtttagCCACATAGATGAACAAAAACTcatcattttaataacttttaatcTCTGCTGCTTTGAAGTCGATGCATCAAAATCCCAGGAGGAGTTCAAGgaaatcagacattttcaaaaccagaaaattaacagaaaatggcttttgatccaaaatggtggacttcctgtttttagtgaaaatagcaggaaaaccttttgtttgttATGGTTGTTGGCCTGGCTGATCTAGGGGGCGCTGTTCAGtcatttttccaaatttatttttaaacccactttaaaattaacaatttcacagattaaagtttgtttgacatttagTGAGTTTATTAACATGTTTATGTCccaaaaatatgataaattcagcagaaataaaaatgaatgataaAATTCCAGGTACAGTCGGTTTCACTTCACCTTTGATGCTCTGAGTTTTTCTAGTTTGGTTTTCTTGgcctttatttttatcaaactcAGAGATGTTTCCATGTGtatctataaaaataaagttctgaaatattttaaaccttttttctttctgcatccaCAGACTCAGTCAGGCTGGTTCAAGGGACCAACCGGTGCTCAGGCAGACTGGAGGTGAAGACCAACCAGTCGTGGTCCTCAGTGTGTGAAAAAGACTTTGACCTGCAGGATGCAGAGGTGGTCTGCAGGGAGATTAGCTGTGGGCCTCCTTCagtccaccagggggcgctctATGGAGAAGCAGAGGCTCCAGTGGGGAGCAGAGAGTTCCTGTGTGAAGGCAGTGAGTCTGCTCTgctgaactgcagcagcaggaagagttCAGGTAGAAACAGCTGCTCACCTGGTCAAGCTGTTGGACTCACCTGTTCAGGTAGAGGAGGATCTGCAGACCTGCTGCTGTTCACTGCTTCACTTCCTTCATTAATGAACTCTCTGTCTCTGCTCAGATCAAGACAACATCAGGTTGGTGGGAGAGGCCAGCCGATGTGCCGGGAGACTGGAGATGTTGCATCAAGAAGAGTGGAGACCAGTGGATGTTATGGATGGTTACTGGAACATGaactcagctgctgcagtttgtgctgaactggactgtggttctgctgTTTCAGCAAGAAAGTCAAAGGAAGCTTCAGAGAGACCAGTTTGGTGGATCAGGTTTGACTGTTTCCAGTCAGGATCTgcattaaaaaactgtttacctTATGATGGAAACAGTGATTGGAGCCTTGAGATCATCTGCTCAGGTAACTCTGAACtctcatatttatttcttttaaaatgtttcttccatCAGGTTCCAGATGTCTGCAGAGAAACCGTCACCTTTAATTAAGAACCTGAAACCTTGAGGAGagagaaactaaaataatttaaatattactgaCAGACTAAAGATCTATCATAAAGGTGCTCGTAATCATGTTTAAACATGCtagtaaccatggcaaccagtctGCGATGAGCTCATGTCTCTTTCTCATGCATGCCATCTTGTTTTCCACCTCAGATTAGATCCAgttgtctctgtgtttcctctgcGTTTCCAGGTCTGCTGGTTGAGCCGCTCATCTTCCTGTCTTCCTCCACTGACGGGGTCTCCACAGGCAGAAAGCAGGGGTCTGAGCTCCTCATTGGCTCACATTTCAGCATCATCTGCTCCATCAGACCTCAGTATGAAGGCGGCTCCTTCCAGCTCATCTTCAGCACCTCTAACTACACTCAGAACCAGACCCTGCCAGCTGTTAATCACTCCGCCCTCTTCCTGTtctctgctgctggccacgcccaccaaggAACCTACCGCTGCGTTTACCACGTCTACGTTTTCTTCTATAACTTCTCCTCTATCAGCCAGCCTCTCAACCTCACTGTCTCAGGTAAACTCATGGAGTCCATCAGGAAAAGTTCTGCTTCAGGTGAACCAGCAGCTGTCTGCCTCATTCATGAGGTCAGAGAGGAGGATTGACGATATTAATGTTCATGATCAGATCTACAGGCAGCATGAAAACAAGGCTCTATATGATTATTTTCTAGCTGGACTCATCTGATGAAAGCTGATCCTGAATCTGTTTCATTCAGTTTCAGCCTTTCCCACTGCTTTGATCATCAGACTGGTTGTCGTCCTGCTGGGTATGCTGGGATCAGTCCTGCTCCTCTACTTTAAGGTACTGCATGTATCATGCATGATGTGTTCAGTTGGGAAAGTTCTTGCATTGAAGCTGAACCATCCTCTGTTTCCAGGCCAGGAGAAACCAGAAGTCTGGACCAGAAAACAACCATCATGATGAAGGATCCAGAGCTGAAGGCAGCTTAGAGGAGGAGACTGCAGTCTGAAGGAACCAGGAGAAAATGATCTTCATTTCACATCCGCAGGAAGGAGCAGAGACATGTTTCAGACTCCTGGAAATCTATCCGTCTATGTATCTATGATAAAATGTCTCTGtgctcctgcagcaggaagGAAGTTCAACATTCAGAAATTTGTATCTGGACTAAACCTACTTAAGTTAAACTTATATAAGAAGggaacacaaaagaaaacattcaacaaacaaaatataacagaaaacCCACTTCATCAAAATCTGATCTTCATCAACCTTGCAAGGATAGCATATGATAGGATatttggggtcaaaggtcaggtaGCCAATTCCATCAGGCCATGAACCCAGCTTGTGT harbors:
- the LOC114133483 gene encoding scavenger receptor cysteine-rich type 1 protein M130-like isoform X6 — its product is MDQTALMLLLCLCSSALSDELRLVAGRSRCVGRLEKKDLGDWEPVTDWNWNWNFTSAAGACRQLRCGSVVSLQRDEDDNVEIVCSDSVRLVQGTNRCSGRLEVKTNQSWSSVCEKDFDRQDAEVVCREIGCGPPSAHQGALYGEAEAPVGSREFLCEGSESALLNCSSRKSSGRNSCSPGQAVGLTCSDQDNIRLVGEASRCAGRLEMLHQEEWRPVDVWYRYWNMNSVAAVCAGLDCGSAVSARNSKEASERPVWWIRSDCFQSGSALKNCLPYGRHRDQSHEIICSDSVRLVQGTNRCSGRLEVKTNQSWSSVCEKDFDLQDAEVVCREIGCGPPSVHQGALYGEAEAPVGSREFLCEGSESALLNCSSRKSSGRNSCSPGQAVGLTCSDQDNIRLVGEANRCAGRLEMIQQEEWRPVDVMDSYWAMNSAAAVCADLDCGSAVSARNSKEASGRPVWWIRSDCFQSGSEEKNCLPFDGNNYRSYEFICSDSVRLVQGTNRCSGRLEVKTNQSWSSVCEKDFDLQDAEVVCREISCGPPSVHQGALYGEAEAPVGSREFLCEGSESALLNCSSRKSSGRNSCSPGQAVGLTCSDQDNIRLVGEASRCAGRLEMLHQEEWRPVDVMDGYWNMNSAAAVCAELDCGSAVSARKSKEASERPVWWIRFDCFQSGSALKNCLPYDGNSDWSLEIICSGLLVEPLIFLSSSTDGVSTGRKQGSELLIGSHFSIICSIRPQYEGGSFQLIFSTSNYTQNQTLPAVNHSALFLFSAAGHAHQGTYRCVYHVYVFFYNFSSISQPLNLTVSAFPTALIIRLVVVLLGMLGSVLLLYFKARRNQKSGPENNHHDEGSRAEGSLEEETAV
- the LOC114133483 gene encoding scavenger receptor cysteine-rich type 1 protein M130-like isoform X1 — its product is MDQTALMLLLCLCSSALSDELRLVAGRSRCVGRLEKKDLGDWEPVTDWNWNWNFTSAAGACRQLRCGSVVSLQRDEDDNVEIVCSDSVRLVQGTNRCSGRLEVKTNQSWSSVCEKDFDRQDAEVVCREIGCGPPSAHQGALYGEAEAPVGSREFLCEGSESALLNCSSRKSSGRNSCSPGQAVGLTCSDQDNIRLVGEASRCAGRLEMLHQEEWRPVDVWYRYWNMNSVAAVCAGLDCGSAVSARNSKEASERPVWWIRSDCFQSGSALKNCLPYGRHRDQSHEIICSDSVRLVQGTNRCSGRLEVKTNQSWSSVCEKDFDLQDAEVVCREIGCGPPSVHQGALYGEAEAPVGSREFLCEGSESALLNCSSRKSSGRNSCSPGQAVGLTCSDQDNIRLVGEANRCAGRLEMIQQEEWRPVDVMDSYWAMNSAAAVCADLDCGSAVSARNSKEASGRPVWWIRSDCFQSGSEEKNCLPFDGNNYRSYEFICSDSVRLVQGTNRCSGRLEVKTNQSWSSVCEKDFDLQDAEVVCREISCGPPSVHQGALYGEAEAPVGSREFLCEGSESALLNCSSRKSSGRNSCSPGQAVGLTCSDQDNIRLVGEASRCAGRLEMLHQEEWRPVDVMDGYWNMNSAAAVCAELDCGSAVSARKSKEASERPVWWIRFDCFQSGSALKNCLPYDGNSDWSLEIICSGLLVEPLIFLSSSTDGVSTGRKQGSELLIGSHFSIICSIRPQYEGGSFQLIFSTSNYTQNQTLPAVNHSALFLFSAAGHAHQGTYRCVYHVYVFFYNFSSISQPLNLTVSGKLMESIRKSSASVSAFPTALIIRLVVVLLGMLGSVLLLYFKARRNQKSGPENNHHDEGSRAEGSLEEETAV
- the LOC114133483 gene encoding scavenger receptor cysteine-rich type 1 protein M130-like isoform X4, giving the protein MDQTALMLLLCLCSSALSDELRLVAGRSRCVGRLEKKDLGDWEPVTDWNWNWNFTSAAGACRQLRCGSVVSLQRDEDDNVEIVCSDSVRLVQGTNRCSGRLEVKTNQSWSSVCEKDFDRQDAEVVCREIGCGPPSAHQGALYGEAEAPVGSREFLCEGSESALLNCSSRKSSGRNSCSPGQAVGLTCSDQDNIRLVGEASRCAGRLEMLHQEEWRPVDVWYRYWNMNSVAAVCAGLDCGSAVSARNSKEASERPVWWIRSDCFQSGSALKNCLPYGRHRDQSHEIICSDSVRLVQGTNRCSGRLEVKTNQSWSSVCEKDFDLQDAEVVCREIGCGPPSVHQGALYGEAEAPVGSREFLCEGSESALLNCSSRKSSGRNSCSPGQAVGLTCSDQDNIRLVGEANRCAGRLEMIQQEEWRPVDVMDSYWAMNSAAAVCADLDCGSAVSARNSKEASGRPVWWIRSDCFQSGSEEKNCLPFDGNNYRSYEFICSDSVRLVQGTNRCSGRLEVKTNQSWSSVCEKDFDLQDAEVVCREISCGPPSVHQGALYGEAEAPVGSREFLCEGSESALLNCSSRKSSGRNSCSPGQAVGLTCSDNIRLVGEASRCAGRLEMLHQEEWRPVDVMDGYWNMNSAAAVCAELDCGSAVSARKSKEASERPVWWIRFDCFQSGSALKNCLPYDGNSDWSLEIICSGLLVEPLIFLSSSTDGVSTGRKQGSELLIGSHFSIICSIRPQYEGGSFQLIFSTSNYTQNQTLPAVNHSALFLFSAAGHAHQGTYRCVYHVYVFFYNFSSISQPLNLTVSGKLMESIRKSSASVSAFPTALIIRLVVVLLGMLGSVLLLYFKARRNQKSGPENNHHDEGSRAEGSLEEETAV
- the LOC114133483 gene encoding scavenger receptor cysteine-rich type 1 protein M130-like isoform X7 codes for the protein MDQTALMLLLCLCSSALSDELRLVAGRSRCVGRLEKKDLGDWEPVTDWNWNWNFTSAAGACRQLRCGSVVSLQRDEDDNVEIVCSDSVRLVQGTNRCSGRLEVKTNQSWSSVCEKDFDRQDAEVVCREIGCGPPSAHQGALYGEAEAPVGSREFLCEGSESALLNCSSRKSSGRNSCSPGQAVGLTCSDQDNIRLVGEASRCAGRLEMLHQEEWRPVDVWYRYWNMNSVAAVCAGLDCGSAVSARNSKEASERPVWWIRSDCFQSGSALKNCLPYGRHRDQSHEIICSDSVRLVQGTNRCSGRLEVKTNQSWSSVCEKDFDLQDAEVVCREIGCGPPSVHQGALYGEAEAPVGSREFLCEGSESALLNCSSRKSSGRNSCSPGQAVGLTCSDQDNIRLVGEANRCAGRLEMIQQEEWRPVDVMDSYWAMNSAAAVCADLDCGSAVSARNSKEASGRPVWWIRSDCFQSGSEEKNCLPFDGNNYRSYEFICSGLLVEPLIFLSSSTDGVSTGRKQGSELLIGSHFSIICSIRPQYEGGSFQLIFSTSNYTQNQTLPAVNHSALFLFSAAGHAHQGTYRCVYHVYVFFYNFSSISQPLNLTVSGKLMESIRKSSASVSAFPTALIIRLVVVLLGMLGSVLLLYFKARRNQKSGPENNHHDEGSRAEGSLEEETAV
- the LOC114133483 gene encoding scavenger receptor cysteine-rich type 1 protein M130-like isoform X2, giving the protein MDQTALMLLLCLCSSALSDELRLVAGRSRCVGRLEKKDLGDWEPVTDWNWNWNFTSAAGACRQLRCGSVVSLQRDEDDNVEIVCSDSVRLVQGTNRCSGRLEVKTNQSWSSVCEKDFDRQDAEVVCREIGCGPPSAHQGALYGEAEAPVGSREFLCEGSESALLNCSSRKSSGRNSCSPGQAVGLTCSDQDNIRLVGEASRCAGRLEMLHQEEWRPVDVWYRYWNMNSVAAVCAGLDCGSAVSARNSKEASERPVWWIRSDCFQSGSALKNCLPYGRHRDQSHEIICSDSVRLVQGTNRCSGRLEVKTNQSWSSVCEKDFDLQDAEVVCREIGCGPPSVHQGALYGEAEAPVGSREFLCEGSESALLNCSSRKSSGRNSCSPGQAVGLTCSDNIRLVGEANRCAGRLEMIQQEEWRPVDVMDSYWAMNSAAAVCADLDCGSAVSARNSKEASGRPVWWIRSDCFQSGSEEKNCLPFDGNNYRSYEFICSDSVRLVQGTNRCSGRLEVKTNQSWSSVCEKDFDLQDAEVVCREISCGPPSVHQGALYGEAEAPVGSREFLCEGSESALLNCSSRKSSGRNSCSPGQAVGLTCSDQDNIRLVGEASRCAGRLEMLHQEEWRPVDVMDGYWNMNSAAAVCAELDCGSAVSARKSKEASERPVWWIRFDCFQSGSALKNCLPYDGNSDWSLEIICSGLLVEPLIFLSSSTDGVSTGRKQGSELLIGSHFSIICSIRPQYEGGSFQLIFSTSNYTQNQTLPAVNHSALFLFSAAGHAHQGTYRCVYHVYVFFYNFSSISQPLNLTVSGKLMESIRKSSASVSAFPTALIIRLVVVLLGMLGSVLLLYFKARRNQKSGPENNHHDEGSRAEGSLEEETAV
- the LOC114133483 gene encoding scavenger receptor cysteine-rich type 1 protein M130-like isoform X3 — translated: MDQTALMLLLCLCSSALSDELRLVAGRSRCVGRLEKKDLGDWEPVTDWNWNWNFTSAAGACRQLRCGSVVSLQRDEDDNVEIVCSDSVRLVQGTNRCSGRLEVKTNQSWSSVCEKDFDRQDAEVVCREIGCGPPSAHQGALYGEAEAPVGSREFLCEGSESALLNCSSRKSSGRNSCSPGQAVGLTCSDNIRLVGEASRCAGRLEMLHQEEWRPVDVWYRYWNMNSVAAVCAGLDCGSAVSARNSKEASERPVWWIRSDCFQSGSALKNCLPYGRHRDQSHEIICSDSVRLVQGTNRCSGRLEVKTNQSWSSVCEKDFDLQDAEVVCREIGCGPPSVHQGALYGEAEAPVGSREFLCEGSESALLNCSSRKSSGRNSCSPGQAVGLTCSDQDNIRLVGEANRCAGRLEMIQQEEWRPVDVMDSYWAMNSAAAVCADLDCGSAVSARNSKEASGRPVWWIRSDCFQSGSEEKNCLPFDGNNYRSYEFICSDSVRLVQGTNRCSGRLEVKTNQSWSSVCEKDFDLQDAEVVCREISCGPPSVHQGALYGEAEAPVGSREFLCEGSESALLNCSSRKSSGRNSCSPGQAVGLTCSDQDNIRLVGEASRCAGRLEMLHQEEWRPVDVMDGYWNMNSAAAVCAELDCGSAVSARKSKEASERPVWWIRFDCFQSGSALKNCLPYDGNSDWSLEIICSGLLVEPLIFLSSSTDGVSTGRKQGSELLIGSHFSIICSIRPQYEGGSFQLIFSTSNYTQNQTLPAVNHSALFLFSAAGHAHQGTYRCVYHVYVFFYNFSSISQPLNLTVSGKLMESIRKSSASVSAFPTALIIRLVVVLLGMLGSVLLLYFKARRNQKSGPENNHHDEGSRAEGSLEEETAV
- the LOC114133483 gene encoding scavenger receptor cysteine-rich type 1 protein M130-like isoform X5; protein product: MDQTALMLLLCLCSSALSDELRLVAGRSRCVGRLEKKDLGDWEPVTDWNWNWNFTSAAGACRQLRCGSVVSLQRDEDDNVEIVCSDSVRLVQGTNRCSGRLEVKTNQSWSSVCEKDFDRQDAEVVCREIGCGPPSAHQGALYGEAEAPVGSREFLCEGSESALLNCSSRKSSGRNSCSPGQAVGLTCSDQDNIRLVGEASRCAGRLEMLHQEEWRPVDVWYRYWNMNSVAAVCAGLDCGSAVSARNSKEASERPVWWIRSDCFQSGSALKNCLPYGRHRDQSHEIICSDSVRLVQGTNRCSGRLEVKTNQSWSSVCEKDFDLQDAEVVCREIGCGPPSVHQGALYGEAEAPVGSREFLCEGSESALLNCSSRKSSGRNSCSPGQAVGLTCSDQDNIRLVGEANRCAGRLEMIQQEEWRPVDVMDSYWAMNSAAAVCADLDCGSAVSARNSKEASGRPVWWIRSDCFQSGSEEKNCLPFDGNNYRSYEFICSDSVRLVQGTNRCSGRLEVKTNQSWSSVCEKDFDLQDAEVVCREISCGPPSVHQGALYGEAEAPVGSREFLCEGSESALLNCSSRKSSGRNSCSPGQAVGLTCSDQDNIRLVGEASRCAGRLEMLHQEEWRPVDVMDGYWNMNSAAAVCAELDCGSAVSARKSKEASERPVWWIRFDCFQSGSALKNCLPYDGNSDWSLEIICSGLLVEPLIFLSSSTDGVSTGRKQGSELLIGSHFSIICSIRPQYEGGSFQLIFSTSNYTQNQTLPAVNHSALFLFSAAGHAHQGTYRCVYHVYVFFYNFSSISQPLNLTVSVSAFPTALIIRLVVVLLGMLGSVLLLYFKARRNQKSGPENNHHDEGSRAEGSLEEETAV